A single Brachionichthys hirsutus isolate HB-005 chromosome 17, CSIRO-AGI_Bhir_v1, whole genome shotgun sequence DNA region contains:
- the marchf1 gene encoding E3 ubiquitin-protein ligase MARCHF8, producing the protein MPIQQITVVPAREAAGRSAPRPKDKTDVSSPKAPGCSGRRSSNISKASNSTGLSTASRTSVSPSSQDTCRICHCEGDEDFPLITPCRCAGSLRFVHQACLNQWIKSSDTRCCELCKFDFVMETKLKPLRLWEKLHMSKSERRKIFCSVLFHLLAIVCMLWSVYVLVKRTAEEIRLGKNGVLEWPFWTKLIVVAIGFTGGLIFMYIQCKVYLQLWRRLKAFNRIITVQNCPEKALHNPHRAQADGRCQTVAVPVSPGPVPAPDEQDSDMSVEAAVAPAQNPV; encoded by the exons ATGCCAATACAACAGATAACTGTGGTTCCAGCGAGGGAAGCAGCCGGCAGGAGCGCTCCTCGCCCCAAAGACAAGACTGACGTGAGTTCGCC GAAGGCCCCTGGATGCTCGGGGCGTCGGTCCAGCAACATCTCCAAG GCCAGCAACTCAACAGGACTGTCCACAGCATCGAGGACGTCAGTCTCGCCGTCTTCTCAGGACACATGCAG gatctGCCACTGTGAGGGCGACGAGGACTTCCCGTTGATCACGCCCTGCCGCTGCGCGGGGAGCCTCCGCTTCGTCCACCAGGCCTGCCTCAACCAGTGGATCAAATCCTCCGACACTCGCTGCTGCGAACTCTGCAAGTTTGACTTTGTCATGGAGACGAAACTTAAGCCGCTACGTCTG tGGGAGAAGCTACACATGTCCAAGAGCGAGAGGAGAAAGATCTTCTGTTCGGTGTTGTTTCACCTCTTAGCAATAGTTTGTATGTTGTGGTCAGTTTACGTCCTGGTCAAGAGAACCGCCGAGGAGATCAGACTCGGGAAGAACG GCGTGCTGGAGTGGCCCTTCTGGACCAAACTGATTGTCGTGGCCATCGGCTTCACAGGCGGCCTCATCTTCATGTACATCCAGTGTAAAGTCTACCTGCAGCTGTGGCGCCGCCTCAAGGCCTTCAACCGCATCATCACGGTGCAGAACTGCCCCGAGAAAGCCCTGCACAACCCTCACCGGGCCCAGGCCGACGGCAGGTGCCAAACTGTGGCGGTTCCCGTCAGTCCGGGCCCCGTCCCGGCTCCAGATGAGCAGGACTCAGACATGTCGGTGGAGGCCGCAGTAGCGCCGGCACAAAATCCGGTCTGA
- the tmem154 gene encoding transmembrane protein 154 isoform X2 — protein sequence MSGCRPGRMRTPRMTTPFFLLLLLNSLTGTVLCDDEEDGAGVEAGIEEDEIADPDPAGGDDAEATEQPSVDPDITSSTETPIENTSTSVDENIEENHGSGLGDPIIDDTSAATGNPELMDSTSIPDDEEEEGLSFIIILIPVVLVVLIIGMIVCGIFINRRWNQQVRDQELRKQDPYLDGSSTEKVPMPMFEEDVPSVLELEMEELDQWMKKDGETAEESIPV from the exons ATGTCTGGTTGTCGCCCTGGTAGAATGAGAACCCCCCGAATGACGACTCCTTTtttccttctgctgctgctaaacTCTCTGACCGGGACAG TGTTATGcgacgatgaagaggatggtGCAGGCGTGGAAGCTGGGATAGAAGAGGACGAGATCGCTGACCCAGATCCAGCTGGTGGCGATGATGCAGAGGCCACAG AGCAACCATCAGTGGATCCTGATATAACGTCGTCAACAGAGACACCCATCGAAAATACCAGCACTTCAG TTGATGAAAACATAGAAGAAAATCATGGTTCAGGACTGGGCGACCCGATCATTGACG ACACTTCGGCAGCAACAGGCAACCCTGAATTAATGGACTCAACCTCCATACcagatgacgaggaggaggaaggtctgagtttcatcatcatcctgatcCCTGTGGTGCTGGTGGTCCTAATCATTGGCATGATAGTTTGTGGGATTTTCATCAACCGCAGGTGGAACCAACAAGTAAGAGACCAAG AGCTAAGAAAACAAGATCCATATCTGGATGGGTCCAGTACAGAGAAGGTACCGAT GCCGATGTTTGAAGAGGATGTTCCCTCGGTCCTGGAACTGGAAATGGAAGAGTTGGACCAATGGATGAAAAAGGATG GTGAAACTGCAGAGGAATCTATACctgtgtaa
- the tma16 gene encoding translation machinery-associated protein 16, with translation MPKGQKGKAAEKVVHPYSRKAAYLAREEIRLKRKDRQKNDKAARLSIIGEKLLWFQGQLESEKTVYTRKNACDIIERYLQRFDSELEQIELMNGIKGRQGRLHCAREAVVKQTIERERAQYEGAGFEIPDIINRKHLKTFREWTGDLKKLPNIKLRKVSNKGLDRTNEGKEQKRDEEDDIEDEDVLNDEEELDGSLLMSDSN, from the exons ATG CCGAAAGGTCAGAAAGGAAAAGCCGCGGAGAAGGTTGTTCACCCGTACAGCCGGAAAGCAGCTTACCTCGCCCGGGAGGAGATCCGACTGAAAAGGAAAGACAG GCAGAAGAACGACAAAGCAGCGCGTCTGAGCATCATTG GCGAAAAGCTGTTGTGGTTTCAGGGACAGCTGGAGTCAGAAAAGACGGTTTACACCAGAAAAAATGCTTGTGACATCAttgaaag GTATCTCCAAAGATTTGATTCTGAACTTGAGCAGATTGAGCTGATGAATGGAATCAAAGGTCGGCAGGGACGCCTCCACTGTGCCAGAGAGGCTGTCGTCAAGCAGACCATCGAGCGAGAGCGAGCGCAATATGAGGGCGCTGGATTTG agatCCCAGACATCATCAATAGAAAGCATCTGAAAACATTCAG GGAATGGACCGGAGATCTAAAGAAACTTCCCAATATCAAACTTCGGAAAGTGTCTAACAAAGGTTTGGATAGAACAAATGAAGGAAAGGAGCAGAAACGGGATGAAGAAGATGATATTGAGGATGAGGATGTCTTGAATGACGAAGAAGAGCTAGATGGCAGTTTGCTGATGTCGGACTCAAACTGA
- the tmem154 gene encoding transmembrane protein 154 isoform X1, protein MSGCRPGRMRTPRMTTPFFLLLLLNSLTGTVLCDDEEDGAGVEAGIEEDEIADPDPAGGDDAEATEQPSVDPDITSSTETPIENTSTSVDENIEENHGSGLGDPIIDGEATGNPELMDSTSIPDDEEEEGLSFIIILIPVVLVVLIIGMIVCGIFINRRWNQQVRDQELRKQDPYLDGSSTEKVPMPMFEEDVPSVLELEMEELDQWMKKDGETAEESIPV, encoded by the exons ATGTCTGGTTGTCGCCCTGGTAGAATGAGAACCCCCCGAATGACGACTCCTTTtttccttctgctgctgctaaacTCTCTGACCGGGACAG TGTTATGcgacgatgaagaggatggtGCAGGCGTGGAAGCTGGGATAGAAGAGGACGAGATCGCTGACCCAGATCCAGCTGGTGGCGATGATGCAGAGGCCACAG AGCAACCATCAGTGGATCCTGATATAACGTCGTCAACAGAGACACCCATCGAAAATACCAGCACTTCAG TTGATGAAAACATAGAAGAAAATCATGGTTCAGGACTGGGCGACCCGATCATTGACGGTGAAG CAACAGGCAACCCTGAATTAATGGACTCAACCTCCATACcagatgacgaggaggaggaaggtctgagtttcatcatcatcctgatcCCTGTGGTGCTGGTGGTCCTAATCATTGGCATGATAGTTTGTGGGATTTTCATCAACCGCAGGTGGAACCAACAAGTAAGAGACCAAG AGCTAAGAAAACAAGATCCATATCTGGATGGGTCCAGTACAGAGAAGGTACCGAT GCCGATGTTTGAAGAGGATGTTCCCTCGGTCCTGGAACTGGAAATGGAAGAGTTGGACCAATGGATGAAAAAGGATG GTGAAACTGCAGAGGAATCTATACctgtgtaa
- the tmem154 gene encoding transmembrane protein 154 isoform X3, whose product MSGCRPGRMRTPRMTTPFFLLLLLNSLTGTVLCDDEEDGAGVEAGIEEDEIADPDPAGGDDAEATEQPSVDPDITSSTETPIENTSTSVDENIEENHGSGLGDPIIDGEDDEEEEGLSFIIILIPVVLVVLIIGMIVCGIFINRRWNQQVRDQELRKQDPYLDGSSTEKVPMPMFEEDVPSVLELEMEELDQWMKKDGETAEESIPV is encoded by the exons ATGTCTGGTTGTCGCCCTGGTAGAATGAGAACCCCCCGAATGACGACTCCTTTtttccttctgctgctgctaaacTCTCTGACCGGGACAG TGTTATGcgacgatgaagaggatggtGCAGGCGTGGAAGCTGGGATAGAAGAGGACGAGATCGCTGACCCAGATCCAGCTGGTGGCGATGATGCAGAGGCCACAG AGCAACCATCAGTGGATCCTGATATAACGTCGTCAACAGAGACACCCATCGAAAATACCAGCACTTCAG TTGATGAAAACATAGAAGAAAATCATGGTTCAGGACTGGGCGACCCGATCATTGACGGTGAAG atgacgaggaggaggaaggtctgagtttcatcatcatcctgatcCCTGTGGTGCTGGTGGTCCTAATCATTGGCATGATAGTTTGTGGGATTTTCATCAACCGCAGGTGGAACCAACAAGTAAGAGACCAAG AGCTAAGAAAACAAGATCCATATCTGGATGGGTCCAGTACAGAGAAGGTACCGAT GCCGATGTTTGAAGAGGATGTTCCCTCGGTCCTGGAACTGGAAATGGAAGAGTTGGACCAATGGATGAAAAAGGATG GTGAAACTGCAGAGGAATCTATACctgtgtaa